In the genome of Petrotoga olearia DSM 13574, one region contains:
- a CDS encoding flagellar hook assembly protein FlgD — MLNSVSMDSIYQSTYEAKKEREIKKELDKEAFLQLLITELQNQDPTQPMENKDLVAQLSQLSSTEQITNMSQAIQEMVNSQMSLNKLQAASLIGKTVVVNDNTIDLQTGVAEGINYGINNSSQVYLEIYNSNGQLVYAEDLGMQEAGLHSYVWSGRNNDGTMMPDGEYLYGIYTVENGQMVANTGVKSGTVEAVKFLDNELYLLINGEMYPYSLVNEISA, encoded by the coding sequence ATGCTTAACTCAGTATCGATGGATTCTATATATCAAAGTACGTATGAAGCAAAAAAAGAAAGAGAAATAAAAAAAGAATTAGACAAAGAAGCTTTTTTGCAATTGTTGATTACAGAATTACAAAATCAAGATCCAACACAACCGATGGAAAACAAAGATCTGGTAGCTCAGCTTTCTCAACTATCTTCCACTGAACAAATAACCAATATGAGCCAAGCAATTCAAGAAATGGTTAACTCCCAAATGTCGCTCAATAAATTACAAGCTGCAAGCTTGATCGGAAAGACCGTTGTGGTGAATGACAACACGATTGATTTGCAAACTGGGGTAGCAGAAGGAATAAACTATGGAATAAATAATAGCTCACAAGTATATTTAGAGATTTACAATTCAAATGGACAATTAGTTTACGCAGAAGATTTGGGCATGCAAGAAGCAGGGTTACATTCATATGTTTGGAGCGGAAGAAACAACGATGGAACTATGATGCCTGATGGAGAATATCTTTATGGGATTTACACCGTAGAAAATGGCCAAATGGTAGCAAATACCGGTGTAAAAAGTGGGACTGTAGAAGCGGTGAAGTTCTTAGACAATGAACTTTACCTACTTATCAACGGAGAAATGTATCCTTATTCGTTAGTTAATGAGATTAGCGCCTAA